Proteins co-encoded in one Pseudodesulfovibrio sp. S3 genomic window:
- a CDS encoding Mrp/NBP35 family ATP-binding protein: protein MSECNGCASAAPDGSCSSSTGCDNPDAKLQKTLGRIKHKIVVMSGKGGVGKSTMAANIAVALSLAGKKVGLLDVDVHGPSIPRLLALKGQQPHMGDQIMEPVPWSKNLSVMSLGFLLQDERQAVIWRGPVKMGLIKQFVEDVMWGDLDFLIVDCPPGTGDEPLSTLQTLGTTAMAVIVTTPQGVAIDDVRRSVSFVGEVGNRVFGIVENMSGFACPDCGAVHQIFNSGGGEALAKEAGVRFLGRIPLDPEVTHSGDEGYPFLKVHRDTATGKALEAVIAPLLTLPDPPKA from the coding sequence ATGAGCGAATGTAATGGATGTGCGTCTGCCGCACCTGACGGAAGCTGTTCCAGTTCAACAGGCTGCGACAACCCGGATGCCAAACTGCAAAAAACCCTGGGCCGCATCAAGCACAAGATAGTGGTCATGTCCGGCAAGGGCGGCGTGGGCAAATCCACCATGGCCGCCAACATAGCCGTGGCTCTGTCCCTGGCCGGGAAAAAGGTCGGACTGCTGGACGTGGACGTACACGGCCCGAGCATACCGCGCCTGCTCGCCTTGAAGGGGCAACAGCCTCACATGGGCGACCAGATAATGGAACCGGTGCCCTGGAGCAAGAACCTGTCGGTCATGTCCCTGGGTTTCCTGTTGCAGGACGAGCGCCAGGCAGTCATTTGGCGCGGCCCGGTCAAGATGGGGCTGATCAAACAGTTTGTGGAAGACGTCATGTGGGGCGATCTGGATTTTCTCATCGTTGACTGCCCTCCGGGCACCGGTGACGAGCCTCTTTCCACCCTCCAGACCCTCGGAACCACGGCCATGGCCGTCATCGTCACCACGCCTCAGGGTGTGGCCATCGACGATGTGCGCCGGTCCGTCTCCTTCGTGGGCGAAGTGGGCAACCGCGTCTTCGGCATCGTTGAAAACATGTCCGGATTCGCCTGTCCCGACTGCGGGGCAGTGCACCAGATATTCAATTCCGGCGGCGGAGAAGCACTGGCCAAGGAAGCGGGCGTCCGATTCCTGGGTCGCATCCCCCTTGACCCGGAAGTGACCCACTCCGGCGACGAAGGATACCCCTTCCTGAAGGTACACCGCGACACCGCCACAGGCAAAGCCCTGGAAGCAGTCATCGCCCCCCTGCTCACCCTGCCGGATCCGCCCAAGGCGTAA
- a CDS encoding HD-GYP domain-containing protein codes for MTAVLHQFAESLGNAIDAKDPYTSSHSEEVAEVSHTLALSMGMSPREADIIHVAGHLHDIGKIGVPDSVLIKKGPLNAGEWQAVRKHPLVGADILRPVAALSSLGIVGMVLHHHERFDGTGYPSRLKGAAIPIGARIIALADSLSAMLQDRPYRATKGFDAACEEIVRCSGKQFDPSVVSAFEKSAGKILSTMSLLSSPGKK; via the coding sequence GTGACCGCAGTATTGCATCAGTTCGCGGAGTCACTGGGCAATGCCATTGATGCCAAGGACCCATACACTTCCAGTCATTCTGAGGAGGTGGCCGAGGTCTCACACACTTTGGCCCTGAGTATGGGAATGAGTCCAAGAGAGGCGGATATCATCCATGTGGCCGGCCACTTGCACGACATCGGAAAGATCGGTGTTCCGGATTCGGTCTTGATCAAAAAAGGGCCGCTGAACGCAGGGGAGTGGCAAGCCGTCCGCAAGCACCCTCTGGTGGGAGCGGACATCCTCCGTCCTGTGGCGGCGTTGAGCAGCCTCGGCATCGTGGGCATGGTTCTGCATCATCATGAGCGGTTCGACGGCACGGGCTATCCGAGCCGCCTCAAAGGGGCGGCAATCCCCATCGGCGCACGCATCATCGCCCTTGCCGACAGTCTGTCCGCCATGTTGCAGGACAGACCGTACCGGGCGACCAAGGGTTTTGATGCAGCCTGTGAGGAGATCGTGCGCTGCTCGGGAAAACAGTTCGACCCCTCAGTGGTTTCGGCCTTTGAAAAGTCTGCGGGAAAGATTCTGAGTACAATGTCGCTGCTTTCATCCCCGGGAAAAAAATGA